In Mus caroli chromosome 16, CAROLI_EIJ_v1.1, whole genome shotgun sequence, the sequence GCACGTGAATGGAGGCGAGACTGTGGAGATGTCCATAAACACACAGAGGGGAGCGAGCTCTCTGGACAGCAACACGTGAGCAGAGTTAGGAACAAGGCACCATGTTCATCACACAGACGATGAGAGCTCTCAGCACAGAAAGCCAGGTGGACAATGCTGTGCTTGGTGAAGCCATTCCACAGGTATGCGTGTATCAAGCACTGCTGTGCACTGTACACTACATATAAAACTTGCAGTGGGATGTACTGGCCACGCATGCACacgcagaggccagaggaagatgctGGGCACCAGCTCCTATTGCTGTGAGTCGAGGTCTCTCACTTAACCTGGAACTCACCGCTTGGACCAGGCCAGATGGCCAGCGTGCCTTCTTAATTCTCCTGGTTCTACCTACATCCATCGGTCTCTGCCTATCCCCACCCCAGGCCCAAGGAAAACAGGCTACCATCCCAGCTTGCATGCCGGTGCTGGGGTCCCCCCATTGCACAGCAAGCGCGTCACCATCAGGCCAGCTTCCCAGCCCCATTTACTTAACTTGTAAAATGTAAACCTGTTAACACAGCCACATTTGTTCATCAGGGACTCTCAGGACTTCCCTAACAGCATGCATGATAAGCAACCTCAGGACTGAAACCTTGGGCCCACACCTTGCGCAGCACAGCCTGCGTCTCCTCGATGATGTCAGAGCATATTTTCTGGGCCACGCCCAAGCTTGTCTTCTCGTTTGTATCGGAGATGACTTCGCCAAGGAGCACCTTTTTCCAGGATGTGCTAGAGCAGAAATGTTCAATAAAGTCATTTCAGCACTCACTCTGCAAGATGACACACAGCAAGCCCGTTCTTCCTGAGCACAGTGAAGCTCGGCTCCTAACCCGTGAACATCATTCAGCTCCTGAGTGGAAGCCACcagcacagaggaagaaagaggagccGAGAGTAAATCAAGGGCCAGCTAGTCTGTCGGCTCCTGGCCAGCAGAGACTGGATTCTATTTTCACAGCAATCCTGGGTCTGGTGGACAAGTCACTGAAGTCACACCCACCAGCCACAGGGGCTCAAGAGGCAGAAACACAGAACCAGAAGGCCAGGCTCTGGCAAATGGCCACAAGACTCAGCAGCTGCGGCACTGTGTTCTCCTTTAAGGGAAAGTTTTTCCTAAAAGGTGACAGCCAAGAACACAGCTCACTGCCACACGCCCTCCAAATGGAAGGAGTCTGCAGCCAGGCCATTCTCTACACCCAGGTGAGTCAGTCACTCACGGTGCCTTGGCTTGCAGAGGTGAAGGCTTTGAGAGAAGACAAAGCCCATCCATGCTCTGCAGTCTAACGACCACAGGGCTGTCAAGACAGCAGCCAGGGAGCAAAAGATTTCGAAGCAAGAAGGGGATCAATGCTAAGACCCTCTACttggaagaaaggatggaggagCCACTGGAGGCAGGAAATCTGGCTGTGCACGAAGTGGCTTAGAAGCAGGAGGTTGGACGGCTGCTGAATATGCAAATCGAGAgtgcacaggcagacagacacccGCAACAGGTCCCTTCAGGTAACAGGCGAACAATCCACTTGAAAGCCCATAGCTCAAAAGTCAGGGTGTGACTTATCACCCAAGAAAGCCAAGGGTCACAGTGTTCTTCAGTGTGTCATCTATAATGCATATCTAATTTAATCTTCATAATTCCCtacaaataaaaccaaccatTCCTTTCAAAGACAACGAAACCGGAAGGTAAGGTCCTAGTCACAAGGCAACGCAGAGAGGCAAAGATGGCGACACACTGCCATCAGCTAGAGCCCGCCGTGTCACTCACATGAGTGAACCTAAGGGAAAATTAATCTGGGGGGACCTCTGCAAGCAGTGGCTGCTGTAGCCTGAAAAGGATGCGCACACACCTCTTTCCCACAGGGTCCATACGGAGCACGAGAAGTGAACAGTGAGTGACTGGGAGAGCCGgacaaagggaagaggaagacaagaacTGTGAGGAGCCACGCCCTCCCTGCCCTTGTGCTGTGCGACAGGCTGACCACAGACCTTCCTGGGCTCTCTAGGGAATGACTCAAGGAAGGAGGCACAGTATGCTCTTCTGTCATGggcaaatcttttttaaaactctaATTTCCTTGTAAGTGACCCTGCCTGGTGCAAATCTGTGCTGTCCAAGAGTCAGCTACTGGTATTAAGACCGTGGAGAAACTTTGCTTCTAACTCCCCAGAGGCAATGGTGAGAGATGCTGTAAGGACAGCAGGCATCACGAGTGAGTGCCGTGGTGCCGGGGCTGTCCATACACACGGCTGGACACTTGCCCAGCATCCGAGCAGCAGCAGGGTGGAAGCTGCTGTCCTAACCAGCCCTGCGCCTGGAGAAGTCCCTGTGCCGAGCGACAGGCAGCTCTGGGGTGTGGCTGGCAGCCCTAACCCCTTAGAAAGGGTGAGGAGCCTGAGCAAGATGAACGTCTACACTGGGTTCTTCTACCTGGCTCCTTTCACGAAAAAGGCCTTCAGCGGGGCTGGTTAGGACACAGTTAGAGAGGGTGGTGGTTAGGAGCTTGCTTACCACAGGAAAAGCCACCCACTCGCAGATGTGCCCCTGAACAGCGTCAGCGCTGACAGTACTCAGTCACTCAGAATAGTAAGCACAGGTCACCAGAGGTCACCTGGACAGAGGGGCAAGTTCTCAGAGCCACGCACTCTGGAAGGCTAAGGCCACTCAAAGCAGCGGAGCACAGTCCACTCCTTCCCTCTAAACTCAAGCCTCCCAAACCCCTCCATTTCACCAGAAGTAGGCACAGCTTGTACGTAATGCAGGGGAGACTTACAAGCGCTCGGCTTCCAGACACAGCAACTTGAGAGCCGTGAGTAGCCTCCAGGACGGCCCATCCCATCCAAACGTCAGATTTCTACAAAAGAGAAGCAGGCAACACCAAATGTGTCACGTAGAAACGACTCCGTGGCAAGCACCTAAGGAAGCTAGCAGTGGCTTTGAACAAGTACAATGCTAGGTCACCTCCACACAGAGGCGAGAAAATCAGGCTGCGGCTACTACGAATGAAGCTGGGTAACACCAGTCTCTGTGTGGTTCACTCCACACAAACGGAATCTGCTCTGACTGTTCTGAGCTGTGCTGGTAGTTGCTGTCATctttacacaagctagagtcaccagaaagaagagagcctcagctgaggaactGCCTCCCTAAGATCCAGCTGCAGAGCATCTTCTTAACTAGTGAACAATGGCGCagggccctgcccactgtgggtggagtcatccctgggcaggtggtcctgggctctataagcaAGCAGGAGGAGCAAGCCGTGAGGAACAAAACAGTAagtagctgtcttagtcaggatttctactTCTGCactaacatcatgaccaagaagcaagttggggaggaaagggtttattcagcttacacttccacattgctgttcatcaccaaaggaagtcaggactggaactcaagcaggtcaggaagcaggagctgatacagaggccatggagggatgttccttactggctNNNNNNNNNNNNNNNNNNNNNNNNNNNNNNNNNNNNNNNNNNNNNNNNNNNNNNNNNNNNNNNNNNNNNNNNNNNNNNNNNNNNNNNNNNNNNNNNNNNNNNNNNNNNNNNNNNNNNNNNNNNNNNNNNNNNNNNNNNNNNNNNNNNNNNNNNNNNNNNNNNNNNNNNNNNNNNNNNNNNNNNNNNNNNNNNNNNNNNNNNNNNNNNNNNNNNNNNNNNNNNNNNNNNNNNNNNNNNNNNNNNNNNNNNNNNNNNNNNNNNNNNNNNNNNNNNNNNNNNNNNNNNNNNNNNNNNNNNNNNNNNNNNNNNNNNNNNNNNNNNNNNNNNNNNNNNNNNNNNNNNNNNNNNNNNNNNNNNNNNNNNNNNNNNNNNNNNNNNNNNNNNNNNNNNNNNNNNNNNNNNNNNNNNNNNNNNNNNNNNNNNNNNNNNNNNNNNNNNNNNNNNNNNNNNNNNNNNNNNNNNNNNNNNNNNNNNNNNNNNNNNNNNNNNNNNNNNNNNNNNNNNNNNNNNNNNNNNNNNNNNNNNtactctcttatagaacccaagactaccagcccagggatggtcccacccacaaggggcctttcccccttgatcactaatggagaaaatgccttacagttggatctcacggaggcatttcctcaactgaagcgcctgtctctgtgataactccagctgtgtcaagttgacacaaaaatagccagtacagtgtgtCATCACGCACTagtaaccctagctaagacaaggCTAAAAGCCATTTCCAATCAATTTCAGCCAGACACTGAACTTGGTCACGGGACCACAGCAAGAGGCCTGGTAACTACATCACACATTTACAGTGAGATGAACACAGAGACCCTGGTCATCTCGGAGAGCAAACAGCCACTGTCGCTGTGTACCCAAAAAACCTGATTTTATCCAGAAAAGAAGACGTGAAAGAGCTGGGGATCTGGTGTAGGTCACCGTCCCTGATGTTCTGCTAGGGACCAGCATAGCCTGTGATAGCGcagctccaccccacctgaccctGGGTCACGGACAGGATTGTTTCAAGCTTGACTCTCACCCCTTGAGTGCCTAAGACAACAAGCCCAACTTACTACAGTCTAAGAGCTTAATAAACACCCACCTGACAGccaacacagaggcaggagggtcacactTACAGAAACCAGAGCCAGGAGTATTCCCATGGGAACTCCCTGAAGGGATAATTTCCAGACAGAAAAGCACTTACCCTGTAAAGCCATGATCCTTCAAAATGGCTGTCTTCCTGTGGACGTGCTTATCTGCTGCAGGGAGGAACTTAACCAGCATCTCTACATTAGAGAGGAGCATCAGAGACTTAGGATGTGATTCAGATAAAGCAcgtgtccctctccctcccatcaGCCACCCACAAGAGTGTCTGCCAAGTCACACCAAGTGTCCTCTTTAGGACAGCTCGCTGAGAGCCCGGCTCCCTGAAGAGCTGTGAGCTTTCCAAGGCGGAGGACAGAAGCACAGAAGCGAGGCTCAGGCTGCCCCTAAGCACACAACAGCCTAAGAGGAAGCCGCCAGAGGGTTAGCCCTGCTGGGGACCAGCCAGGAACAGGCTGCCTCAGCACACGCAGGATGGCAATACTGCCTTACACCTGATTCAAAGCAGTCCACACAGCAGTGACCACAGCCTCAGCCTGAACTGTGAAGACTGGAGGACGTtttgaaggagagagaaagcaatggctcttttgttttttgaggtgaTAGAAGACTTccattctgtgttttaaaaagaaagaaaagcagggatTTGGGGGTTAACTCTGACAGAAGCAAGCCTTCCCTTTCCTTCAGAGAGGGCCTGCACATGCCAGACCAGTTAGGCCACTGAGCCAACCCCTGAGCCCTACTCCATGTTAAACATAATGCTTGTTCCATGTGTTTACACGGTGCACTGGCtggtgtgtgtcaacttgacacagctggagtcatcacagagaagggagctccagttgaggagatgcctccatgagatccagctgtaaggcattttctcaattagtgatcaagggggaaaggccccttgtgagtgggaccatccctgggctggtagtcttggttctataagacagcaggctgagcaagccaggagaagcaagccagtaagtaacatccctccatggcctctgcaccagctcctgcttcctgacctgcttgagttccagtcccgacttcctttggtgatgaacagcagtgtggaagtgtaagctgaataaaccctttcctccccaacttgcttcttggtcatgatgtttgtgcaggaatagaaaccctgactaagacacacagcaGCTGCTTACAGTCAGAGCCACTGCAAGGCAACTACAAGGACTCAGAACAGGCCAATCTCAAAGCCGGCCGGCTTCCTAACTCACTGGACAAGTCCCCACTCACACTTTTCTTTACAGAGAAATCACTGCATGCATTTATCATGTGTTGTCAGTATACCACATACATACGGAAGGCCAGAGGGCAAATTACCAGacccagttctctccttccaccctggaCGTCCTGAGGCCTGAACTCGGGTCACCAAGCTTTATGGCAAGCCCCTCCACCCACTGGCCCGTCCCATCTCGCTGCCCCAGCTCTGGCTCTTGTGTCTCTAATCTAAGAAGCATACTTGATATTCTGCCTTACGAAGGCAGACAGTCTCCCCTGAGAGTTACTATACTCGCCCCAGCCTACACAAATGAACATAAGCCAGGCAGTGAAGCCTCTGGCGGCTTGCTCAGGGCTTAGCTGCTTCTACATGAGTGCTGAGTAAGTTTCCACTCATGACAGGCTTACTCCCTCTGCAGCAACAATGACGCCTCAGAACAAAGATGCCTGTTTCCTCCCAGCCGTGACAGTCACACTCATCAGCTAAGCAACTCTCTTCCCACTCCACTGTCCTGGTTCATCACCCGGATGAACCGATCAATCAGTATCAATCAGTCGTGCTAATTTTACTTCAACAAAGAAATTCCAATCAGGAAGAGCAGGCGGGCTCTGCCTGAGAAAACTGAATGTTGCCTAGGACAGCTCTTTCCATTAGAACAGGAAATAACCATTATCAGCCAGTCCAACCTGCCGAGACAGGAACGCAGGCGTGAGGATTGCGGACGGAGACAAAGCCATACTCCAGGAGCAGCCTCTGGTTGTCATGGGGGCCGTAGCAGATGAACACCTCCTGGTGCTTCCTACAGCGCGAGGCTGTTCTTATCTCATAGCACCTGGTTTTCTCGTTGAACGCTGCTCTTACCTACAGGAGAAAGGTGTGAGAGTCCTCTTTTTAACACAGGTCGAAAGGCTCACCAAGCCACCATGGTGATTTCAGTACGAGGCAGTGTGGTGCACTCGGCAGTGAGACTCCCACGGACAGAGAATCGGACTCCTGCACTTCAGCCTGTTCCCTCCTCCATCTCACCGGTACCCAGGTGAGGGAGGAACTCCAGGCATGGACTCTGAAAATGGCCAAGCGTGACATCTGATGAGAGCTGCCTAAGGGAAGAAACTATGGCAGTACTAAGACTGTTGCTAGCAGTTGCAACGGCTTCACCAACTGTGGTCTTGATCATTGGTTGTAATTTGTTTATAGTTCTTTAAGGTAAGAAAGGTCTTTTGTAGCTCAGGACCCTCAGGCTCCCACCAACTATAGCTGAGGCTTTCTATGGTCATCTATAGAATCACCAAAGTCCACAAATGTccacaaataacaataaaatccaAGTGAGGCTGCTGGAGAATGACTGAGTCCCTGTGTCCAGCCTCACATGCTCTGTGTGCCCAGTGTCACTGCCTGGGATCAGGGAAAGGCCGTGCTCAGCACAGGGCCCGCAGGCCTGGAGGGCAGCGCAGTGCTGCAGAAGCTCAGCAGACATTTGCTAGAATGACGTCAGGGCAGCATGAAGGTGGTGGCCCGGCACATCCACCTGAAGCAGGCTACACCTCCACTACCATTCCATCCTTGACTCAGAACCCTTGTCCCTACATGGCAGGTTTCTGTAACCGCAGGACCCGTCTCCATGCCGGTCTCTCACCTGGACATGTGGGCTGTGATTCAGCAAGTCCAGGAACGGAGCAAGCGCACACGTGTCCGGCTCTGCGGAAAGgcactcctgcctcctggaccTCAGGTACACAGCCCTGGTGTTCACCGTGCACCAGGCCCACAGGAAGGCTCGGTAGCTGAAAACGCTATCCACGGGCTCTGCAAACAGAGGCTGCAGGGTAGAGAAGAAGCCTCTAGCAGAGGCAAACAGGTCCTGCACTCGGGCTCTCTGCTCTTCCGCCTTCTCCTTTAAAGGGCTGGGAAGAAGATCTACCACTTCCGGCTCCAAACACACCGGGCAGGTGTATGACTTGGGTAAAATATCCAGGTAAGACTTCCAGAGGGACTGACGGCCGGCATGCTTTTCCGAGACTAAGAAAGTACACAAGGCCAGCAGAGGAGACACAGGAGGCTTCCACCTGGTGAAACGAGGAGACAGATGGAAGGAGTTAAAGTGTGGACTCACACAGTGTCGTCTGACTCAGAGGGGCTGTGTTCAAACTGTCAACTCTCCAAGACACGGGCATCTTTCCTAGGGCCGTGCCTCTCCAGAGCCGCCACTGCCGTGACTAGTAGGTAAGATTCACTCCGGTTTAGAAAAACAACACCTTGTTTCCAGCCTGGTTCTCCTGCTGAAGGCTTCTGAGTTTCACCGTGTAAAGATAAATAACACAGGGGTACAGAGGGTAGAAGGATAGAGAGCCACGACATCCAACACAGTGAATGCTGGCTCAAGCAACTATTTCAATTTAAACTACTTATAGTTAAGTAGTGCTTAAGACTCATTCTTTgccgggtatggtggtgcacgcctttaatcccagcactcaggaggcagaggcaggcggatttctgagttcgaggccagcctggtctacagagtgagttccagcacagccagggctatacagagaaaccctgtctcgaaaagccaaaaaaaaaaaatgattctttagTAACACAAGGCACACTCACACTCCAGTCACTCCACAGGCATCTGTGGCTCCTGGACAGTACAGAACAAAGCATCCCCACCTTTGCTGGGGGTTCTACTGGACGGCACCACCAAGACAGAACTGTGGAATCCGAAACTCCCAGGTTCTAATACAAATCATGTAGCTGCTGAATAATTACTCATAATTCAGTCCCTAAGGCACAAACAGACTCCGAAACATTACCGTTACTCTTCAAAGCCCAAATTCCCATGTTACCACACATTGTGCTGCGATCTGAGTGACTCAGAGAATAAGGGCCAGAGAGCATCTTCACTTTGCACAGGCATATAGAGAGCCGGGGAAGGGGCCTATAGAGAGCCGGGGGTAACGGGGTTCATAGAGAGCAGGTGGAGGGGTATCCACTTGGGTTAAAGGTCAGCACCATCTTTGAACCCAACGTAGAAATAATTTCTGCTGAGGCTCTCCCTCCTCTGACTTCAGGGATGCTCTGAAAGCAAGGCTCACCATCACATGCCCAGGACGTGGCTCTCAACCTACAGCACCTACCCTCCTCTGTTCCTAACTAAAGCTCTGCCCTAATGTCAAATCTGTTCAAAGGTGAAGACGCCAAGCTGGTAGAACAGGGTGAACCTGGGACAGTGGCCTAGCGGCTGCCAAGCTTTCTAGGGTAGAAGGAAACAGCCACACCGTTGTCACGTACACCATCCCACCCCATGCTCACTTTCTAGTAAATAGGGGACAGGATTCGCACCACATCCTAGGCAGCCTAGAAAACCTTAGAAACACAGTTCACATTGAACTAAGAGCAACCCTGGAAGAGAATAGACTTTCAATCGTACTGAGTATTTCTCGGCTAGCCGAGAGCTGGGTCCTCACGCCCTGCACTGCCGGCGGGCGGGCTGTGAGCAGCACTGGCAGACACCAGCTGCAAGGTATGGTCACTTACTTCTTAATGTAGGGCCCTACGGAGCTTCGAATCACAGTGTCCGTGGTGAGCAGGCAGCTCTCAGGCAGTGAGATCATCACCCGGCCCTCCTTGCCAAAGAGAAAGTAGAGTTTAGGAAGAACACTGGGGAAGTAAAACCTCTGCTTTACCAGGACAAGCAGTGAGGATGAGCATGGGCTTCAAGATCAGCTCTGGTTAACAAAAGACCAGCATCGTGGAGATCAGATCTTCTGGGGGCACTTCCTCGGGGTCAGCACACAGAGGCTGGGGTCCAGTGGGGGAGCCGAGGCTGCACATCAACAGGGTAAGCAACGTTTACCTAAGTGTCTGAAGGAACAGCTAACTTGGCACTGAGACCCAGAAGAGGCcgctggtgaaggtgcagcctctgtTGCAATGGAAATGCCAGGGTTGAAGGGCCATGGAAAGAAACAGGTTTGGCACTGTCAGAGACCAGGAGAGGACACTGGTGAATGTACAGCCTCAACTGCAGAGGAGATCCCAGTATcctggagatgccaggaccatgaggTGACCACAAGGGACCGCAGCCCTCACCCTGTGGAACCTTGGCTGGACCGGGAGCTTGTGGTCATCTCACCTGCTGTGGCGCTCTGGTACCCACTGTGAGGCTGAACACCAAGGCCAGAGCCCTGCACTCAAGGGGAAGAGCAGGTAAGGCCAAGAGGCAGCCAGGAACAGGAGCACTCACATGGAGGTGGCATCTTAAGCAGACCTCAAACTTGTAAAGTGTCTGAACTTCTTCAAGGCTGGGAATGTGGCACTACAGTTTATACCGTGGCATTACCATGAGATCTTGGAGGTAAACAGGCAAGGAGAGTTATGGTTTAATCGTGACATATTTTTGTGTAAGGCTGATAAAGGGTTCAACTATACTGGTTAATTTTTGTcagcttaaaacaaacaagagttACACGGGCCAAGGAGGCCTGAATTGAGAGACTGCCTCCATCTGACTGACTTGTGGGCATATGGGTGGGACACATCctactgtgggtgatgccaccctGGACAGCTTGtaccagaaagcaggctgagcaagtcatgaaaACCAAGACCCTAGGGaacagcattcttccatggtgtCTGATTCAGTTCCTGCCGTCAGGTTCCAGCCAATCGctgctgccctgacttccctatGTGATGGGCCATAACTCACCCCTCCTCAAGCTGCTTTTGACAAGTCTTCTAGCACAACAGAGAAAAGACTTGAACAGGCTCATTATAGTATctataactataatatatatCAAACTATACATTAAAGACCTACATACATCTCTCCACATACAGCACACATCTCTACTTTCAAACAGTTTCATAAAAACACATATTTCAAAGTACACGTGGTAGGTGACACGACATGCAACAGCACCCCAAaggtgaaggaaggaagactgagagcttgaggctagcctgagctacatactgaattccaggccagtctgggctacatacaaaaataaaaccctgtctcaaaaaaaaaaaaaaaaaaaaaggtgatgggaggagaggaaagagccaAGCCATGGTCAATGTCCACTTCATGCTCTAAGCACATTGGCACACATGCTGTGTGCAGGACAGCTGTAATTCACCTCCCATGCACTGCTTTGGAGCAAAGTCAGTTAGAGAGCTTGCCTTACAAGCCTggagtcctgagttcagatcctggagtccccagaactcacgtgagcgtggaaggagagaaccaacaacacccagttgccctctgacctgcacatatgCAGTGGCACGTCACAAAACCACACGCTAATAGTTTACTTTAAAGATGATTCACctaataaaaagtagaaatacCACACACTAGCATGACACCGCTCACTAGTACTGAATACTTCCAAGTAgtaaatatgataaataaaaaccaagtaGCATTATAAAATCACAGCACAGAAATGCATTCTTTTGGCTAAGCATACATACAAGACTAAGTTTAAACAAATTAAGTTAAggaatttaaaaatcaacttagGGGCTAGGCTGTAGCtctgtggtgcaatgtgtgctgcCTGTGGGTAAGACCTTGGGTACAAACATCAGAATAAAAACTTTGTTGAAAATTAATtgtatgtgattttaaaataaagaaattaatttgtaACTTTTAAGAACATTGTATACtggttaatgttttaaaatagcacagaaaaaaacaaaaacggatCCACGGAGATGACCTCTATCACGGACGCCACTCTCCAGGAGGGAAACCAGCTGGAGGACTGGAGCCAGGCTCTGGTCCAGGCTCCAGGGCCTCCTGACATCGTGTTTCCACTCTGACAAGAGCAGCTACTGCTGACATCCCTCATACAATCTAGGCTCCAATGTCTGCTACACAGCAAACTCAAGTTTCCAGGTCATAATCCTAACCAAATACACCCAGTTGGTAAGTGAGAAATGGCTACAGATTTGATTTAGTTGATGTGAGCGAACTCCGTATGCACGTAcgcacgcatgcgcgcgcgcgcgcgcgcgcgcacacacacacacacacacacacacaccaagcccaGCATCCATCTTGGGCCTCAAGGATAAAGACAAAGTCCTCACCTGCAATGACACTTTGCTCATCAGCCCTCTTCCTGTTcctagaaagaaaacatggagtAAATCCTACTACACCTTGCAGATCCTGGAGAGCCCTTACACACTCAACAGTGTCTCTCAGCCTCTCCCTCCCAGGGAAGAAGGGAGCTAAAAAGCTATTCTGGAGAATGACCCGGCCTCTCTGTGACTCTGGGCTCGGCCATGCCCTAAGGGCCTTGACACAGGGCGATGCTTATACTGCTCTCCCGGTGGCTTCTGGAGAACTCCATGTGCTAACCTAGGAACGGAACTTAGTGCCCATCCTTTGgcacaagaaaacacaaagtgaaagGTCCTGTCCTTGGCTGGCAATGCAGGTCACTCTCACAAACCAGCAGAGACCTCGACCTTCCTGTGAATGGCGTCAGAAATGAAACGGGTGCTGGTCCTGACAAACGGAGCCAGGGGAGGGGAGACTCTTCATATTAACTGTCTTCCAACAGGAACCAGCActttacacagacacactcacgaGAGGATGCCTGCCCAGCACCAGACTCAGGCTCATCCTCTTGTCCTGGGGACAGCACCAGAGCAATGGTGCACGCCTTCCACGTCACCTTCCACATCACCTTTAAAAGCTCTGCCTCCCTAACCGCATCCATACTTCACTCTGCCAGACACTCTGCCCCTATCATACCCTCTTGATGTTCAGCCTGGTGGCTCAGTCACCTCGTGTGACTCACTCACATGGCCATTCTCTGGTGCATGCCAGAGACACGCTCGGGAAGTCATTTACCTTGGGAGCTTTAAGAAGTTAATCTATTCCAAATGAAGCTCCCTAGTGGCCAGAGGGATGAGCCAACAGCATATGTTTTTAAAGCTATGAGTCTATGCAGCATGCCCTGTTGTGATACCTTGGTGTGTTCTGTAGTTACCTCAACCCACCTGTGGCCTTGCCCAAGCTCTAAGAAACTGGTTCCCAACTAATGTCAAATTATGTTAATGTCTTCCCCCACGAGAGGCTATCAAATTCCAGAGGAAAATGTAAACCTGCCTCAGTTCGGATGACTGGAAGCCCACAAAGCTGCAGCTCCCTGAGAGAAACCCAAATGACCTAAGGGACAAGACAGCATTTGCTGAGGCCCCCAGCAagggttcctgtcctggagccACACAAGCTACAGAAAAAGTCACTCCAGTGGTTAGCTGGAACCTGCCTCACCCTCAGAAATCTACTTACGCACTGGGCCTGAGACAAGCCCATCTATGGCCATGATCCCCCAAACCCTACAGCCTCCAGGGACGGGGT encodes:
- the Setd4 gene encoding SET domain-containing protein 4 isoform X2, with amino-acid sequence MISLPESCLLTTDTVIRSSVGPYIKKWKPPVSPLLALCTFLVSEKHAGRQSLWKSYLDILPKSYTCPVCLEPEVVDLLPSPLKEKAEEQRARVQDLFASARGFFSTLQPLFAEPVDSVFSYRAFLWAWCTVNTRAVYLRSRRQECLSAEPDTCALAPFLDLLNHSPHVQVRAAFNEKTRCYEIRTASRCRKHQEVFICYGPHDNQRLLLEYGFVSVRNPHACVPVSAEMLVKFLPAADKHVHRKTAILKDHGFTGNLTFGWDGPSWRLLTALKLLCLEAERFTSWKKVLLGEVISDTNEKTSLGVAQKICSDIIEETQAVLRKVSDMKEGTVSLRSQLSLVEALRMEELRILQASAEILSSLLAPFS
- the Setd4 gene encoding SET domain-containing protein 4 isoform X1; this translates as MQRRRGRTERARKRRRSSGSRAVNESYRSEFIELRKWLKERKFEDTDLVPASFPGTGRGLMSKVSLQEGRVMISLPESCLLTTDTVIRSSVGPYIKKWKPPVSPLLALCTFLVSEKHAGRQSLWKSYLDILPKSYTCPVCLEPEVVDLLPSPLKEKAEEQRARVQDLFASARGFFSTLQPLFAEPVDSVFSYRAFLWAWCTVNTRAVYLRSRRQECLSAEPDTCALAPFLDLLNHSPHVQVRAAFNEKTRCYEIRTASRCRKHQEVFICYGPHDNQRLLLEYGFVSVRNPHACVPVSAEMLVKFLPAADKHVHRKTAILKDHGFTGNLTFGWDGPSWRLLTALKLLCLEAERFTSWKKVLLGEVISDTNEKTSLGVAQKICSDIIEETQAVLRKVSDMKEGTVSLRSQLSLVEALRMEELRILQASAEILSSLLAPFS